A portion of the Eubacterium maltosivorans genome contains these proteins:
- the gltX gene encoding glutamate--tRNA ligase yields MIRDRFAPSPTGNVHVGSLRTALYNYLFAKKNNGQFLLRLEDTDRTRYEEGAVENLLNALMVTGVVPDEGLFEEDGKIVQRGDCGPYIQSERLDIYKKYIDQLLENGQAYYCFCTKERLDEVREKQKAAGETPRYDGHCRNLPKEEVEARVAAGEPYVIRLKLPEDHVVAFDDAVRGRIEINTNDLDDQVLIKTDGFPTYHFAVVIDDHLMGITHVIRGEEWLPSTPKHVYLYECFGWEQPQYVHLSNILNDDHKKLSKRQGDVSVGDFLKKGYLPEALINFLALLGWSPENEQEIFSMDELIEVFDLSRINKSGAVFDRAKLDWMNAHYIKELPIEELTARMIPYLLNAGYITESDVEKRMPWLEKVGELMRERLNYFAQVPEETKMLFDRNFEITDSESLDILKEETVPVLFNALVEKITESDVVDTERAKAILKEIQKEHKAEKIKGKMLYMPTRIMLTGEMHGPDLTLIMDVLGKEELLLRLDRMRSMIH; encoded by the coding sequence ATGATTAGAGATCGTTTTGCTCCAAGCCCCACTGGCAACGTGCATGTGGGCAGCTTGCGAACCGCCTTATACAATTATTTGTTTGCCAAAAAGAATAACGGACAGTTTTTGCTGCGTCTTGAAGATACGGACCGCACCCGCTACGAAGAAGGCGCGGTGGAGAATCTGCTTAATGCCCTGATGGTAACCGGGGTGGTACCGGATGAAGGCCTTTTTGAGGAAGATGGTAAAATTGTCCAGAGAGGCGACTGCGGCCCTTATATCCAGTCTGAGCGTCTGGATATTTATAAAAAGTACATCGATCAGCTTCTGGAAAACGGGCAGGCCTATTACTGCTTCTGTACAAAGGAGCGTCTGGACGAGGTGCGTGAGAAGCAGAAGGCAGCTGGTGAAACACCGCGCTATGACGGACATTGCCGCAATCTGCCAAAAGAGGAAGTGGAGGCACGTGTCGCAGCGGGCGAACCCTATGTTATCCGCCTGAAGCTGCCGGAAGACCACGTCGTCGCCTTTGACGATGCAGTCCGCGGCAGGATTGAGATCAACACCAACGATCTGGATGATCAGGTGCTAATTAAAACCGACGGTTTTCCGACCTACCATTTTGCCGTTGTCATCGACGACCACCTTATGGGTATTACCCATGTTATCCGAGGCGAGGAATGGCTGCCCTCCACACCCAAGCATGTGTATCTGTATGAATGCTTTGGCTGGGAACAGCCTCAGTACGTTCACTTATCTAATATCCTGAATGACGACCATAAAAAACTCAGCAAACGCCAGGGCGATGTGTCCGTCGGTGATTTTCTGAAAAAGGGTTATCTTCCGGAAGCTCTGATCAACTTTCTGGCTCTTTTAGGCTGGAGTCCTGAAAACGAGCAGGAAATCTTTTCAATGGACGAGCTGATTGAAGTCTTTGACCTGTCCAGAATCAATAAATCCGGCGCAGTGTTTGACCGGGCAAAGCTGGATTGGATGAATGCTCACTACATCAAGGAGCTGCCCATCGAGGAGCTGACAGCGCGTATGATCCCATATCTGCTGAATGCGGGCTATATCACAGAGTCGGATGTGGAAAAACGCATGCCGTGGCTTGAAAAGGTTGGTGAGCTTATGCGTGAGCGTCTCAACTACTTTGCGCAGGTTCCAGAAGAAACCAAAATGCTTTTCGACCGTAATTTTGAGATTACAGATTCGGAAAGCCTCGACATTCTAAAGGAAGAAACGGTTCCGGTGCTCTTTAATGCATTAGTCGAAAAGATTACCGAGAGCGACGTGGTGGATACCGAACGCGCCAAGGCGATTCTAAAGGAAATACAGAAGGAACACAAAGCAGAAAAAATTAAAGGAAAAATGCTTTACATGCCTACCCGCATCATGTTGACCGGTGAGATGCACGGACCGGATCTAACACTGATTATGGATGTACTTGGCAAGGAAGAGCTGTTACTGCGTCTTGACAGAATGCGCAGCATGATCCATTAG
- the secD gene encoding protein translocase subunit SecD, whose protein sequence is MKEKVNTKKTITLVIFIAILAFCGYTLFHGLSVGIYDIGKIGDHVHYGLDLTGGVNVVLQAEATDDSGITSEKMDSTVAAIKKRVDSMGVSEAQVSKQGEDRIRVSIPSVQDQQQALDMIGKTAQLEFVGPDGEVILTGKDVVDSKAVQQKSSSGLEEAVVTLKFNDEGTQLFADATQKYLNQQISIKLDEEVISSPKVNVAITNGEAVIEGMADMEEAGNLAELIRGGALPVKLSPIEVTTIGPTLGQDSLNQSLIAGAIGIAAVLLFMLVMYRGLGFIADLALIIYIMLDLILMVFANVTLTLPGIAGIILSVGMAVDANVIIFERIKDESRSGKSINAAIDAGFKRAMGTIIDSNVTTLIAGFVLFFMGSGSVQGFAVTLILGIIVSLLTAVIITKHLTKLVIGTHLFGSGKFYGI, encoded by the coding sequence GTGAAAGAAAAGGTTAATACAAAAAAGACCATCACACTGGTTATTTTTATTGCGATTCTTGCGTTTTGTGGCTACACTCTGTTTCATGGCCTCAGCGTGGGAATTTATGATATTGGAAAAATCGGGGACCATGTGCACTATGGGCTGGACCTGACCGGTGGGGTAAATGTTGTACTTCAGGCTGAAGCGACAGACGACAGCGGTATTACGTCTGAAAAAATGGACAGTACCGTAGCTGCCATAAAAAAACGTGTGGACTCTATGGGCGTCAGCGAAGCCCAGGTTTCGAAACAGGGTGAAGACCGTATACGTGTGTCCATCCCGTCGGTACAGGACCAGCAGCAGGCTCTGGATATGATCGGTAAAACCGCCCAGCTGGAATTTGTGGGCCCGGACGGCGAGGTCATTCTGACCGGTAAGGACGTTGTGGATTCCAAAGCAGTCCAGCAGAAATCGAGCAGCGGCTTGGAAGAAGCTGTTGTTACCCTGAAATTTAACGACGAAGGCACTCAGCTTTTTGCCGACGCGACACAAAAATACCTGAACCAGCAGATATCTATCAAGCTTGATGAGGAAGTTATCAGCAGTCCAAAGGTTAACGTGGCGATTACCAATGGCGAGGCCGTTATCGAGGGGATGGCAGATATGGAAGAGGCCGGAAATCTGGCTGAGCTCATCCGCGGCGGCGCGCTGCCAGTTAAGCTGAGCCCAATCGAAGTAACAACCATCGGGCCGACCCTTGGCCAGGATTCCCTGAATCAGAGTCTGATCGCCGGCGCCATTGGTATTGCGGCTGTTCTGCTGTTTATGCTTGTTATGTACAGAGGGCTTGGCTTTATTGCAGACCTGGCTCTGATTATCTATATTATGCTTGATTTGATTTTGATGGTTTTTGCCAATGTTACACTGACCCTGCCGGGGATTGCCGGTATTATTCTTTCCGTGGGGATGGCTGTCGATGCCAATGTCATTATTTTTGAACGTATTAAAGACGAGTCACGCTCAGGAAAATCCATCAATGCCGCCATTGACGCTGGCTTTAAACGGGCCATGGGCACGATTATCGACTCCAACGTCACGACACTGATTGCGGGATTTGTACTGTTCTTTATGGGCAGCGGCAGCGTTCAGGGCTTTGCCGTAACGCTGATTCTCGGTATTATTGTGAGCTTACTGACAGCCGTTATTATTACCAAGCATCTGACCAAGCTGGTCATTGGTACACATCTGTTCGGTAGCGGCAAGTTCTACGGGATCTAG
- the secF gene encoding protein translocase subunit SecF: MKTLKLVEKSKIWFSIAIVLVLISVGSLLVRGLNFGIDFVGGTIVTIDLHTQFNTDDARQITDQYDKSAEITYAGDEQDRIVISTKESLDTDQRKELFNQFKDKYSLQDSDLISVDTVTATVGSETARNAVIASAVAVLLMLIYITFRFEFYFGLSAIIALLYDITIVIGVYALFQIQVNAPFIAAILTILGYSINDTIVVFDRIRENETRIGMRDINELVNVSVSQTLKRSINTVVTTLLAILALYIFGVEAIRSFALPLIVGIVSGCYSSIFVASPLWVQFQKRFPNSKSNKKNKKRAVSNTNKGRNKQPQV; this comes from the coding sequence ATGAAGACATTAAAACTAGTTGAAAAAAGTAAAATCTGGTTCAGCATCGCAATCGTTCTGGTTCTTATCAGCGTAGGTTCCCTGCTTGTAAGAGGTTTGAATTTTGGGATCGATTTTGTAGGCGGTACCATTGTCACCATTGATCTGCATACACAGTTCAATACCGATGACGCACGTCAGATTACAGACCAGTATGACAAGAGTGCCGAAATAACATACGCAGGTGACGAACAGGACCGTATTGTTATCAGTACCAAGGAAAGCCTTGACACTGATCAGCGCAAGGAGCTGTTTAATCAGTTTAAAGATAAATACAGCCTTCAGGATAGTGACCTGATCTCAGTTGATACGGTCACAGCCACAGTTGGCTCTGAGACAGCGCGCAATGCAGTCATCGCATCGGCTGTAGCGGTTCTGCTTATGCTGATCTATATTACCTTCCGGTTCGAGTTCTATTTCGGACTCTCAGCCATCATTGCGCTGCTTTACGATATTACCATTGTTATCGGGGTTTACGCTCTGTTCCAGATTCAGGTTAACGCGCCCTTTATTGCGGCCATTCTGACCATTTTGGGGTACTCCATCAATGATACCATCGTTGTGTTTGACCGTATCCGTGAAAATGAAACGCGTATTGGCATGCGCGACATTAACGAGCTGGTTAACGTGAGTGTCTCACAGACCCTGAAGCGAAGCATCAACACTGTTGTGACAACACTTCTGGCTATTCTGGCCCTGTATATCTTTGGTGTTGAGGCCATCAGAAGTTTTGCCCTGCCGTTGATTGTCGGGATCGTCAGCGGCTGCTACTCATCAATATTTGTAGCCAGTCCATTGTGGGTACAGTTTCAGAAACGATTCCCCAACTCCAAAAGCAATAAAAAGAATAAGAAAAGAGCGGTTTCAAATACCAACAAGGGTAGAAATAAACAGCCGCAGGTATAA
- the recJ gene encoding single-stranded-DNA-specific exonuclease RecJ, which translates to MVNTIWKERKSKTEASPEAVGELMEECGLTPLSARLLVKRGYDTADKAMAYLDPDFSDFYDPFGLPDMQKAVHRLLAAREHGEKVCIYGDYDADGTTAVAILMRYFKAIGIEAFYRIPNRLKEGYGMNIPALEAVIEAGASLIVSVDNGIAAHEQVEFCNEQGIDVIVTDHHECQGEVPRALAVVDAKREDSDYPFSELCGAGIALKMVMALDCVLELDTDLQEYIECAAIATVADIVPLKSENRIIASLGIDYLNTSPANLGIQALIEVSELKRVNAGNIGFVIAPKINAAGRLGEAGKVVELYLTEEEAQASEIAAYLSMENRKRQDIEQEILELAKAQVEQQRLDEQGIMVVAGDGWHPGVIGIVASKLQEIWYHPVVVIGIDEKGMGKGSCRSVEGFNIFEALQSCSEFFTTFGGHEQAAGLSILEEDISAFAEKVNVYAAEKGIDRLLTKTMYYDSVMGIGDVSEALVEELDQFEPYGVGNPGPVFLMEGLKPQDARKMGSDKTHLMFSVPPYRCVGFGMGSALDDGMDGQFSILCKPEINCFRDKKSVQLLLKDIKRSPFYHNQSAYDLVEQIKKAPAAELPELGLTALDREAMNLTREDMKLIYTLMRQVQLKGAAVDQIVRKFETLNVFKLLAGLNILQESELIRFRLKKGVVFCEILASNGKKDIQKAPLMVKLRTYLDHE; encoded by the coding sequence ATGGTAAACACAATTTGGAAAGAACGAAAAAGTAAAACAGAAGCCAGTCCTGAGGCAGTCGGGGAGCTGATGGAGGAATGTGGCCTAACGCCTCTGTCAGCCAGACTGCTGGTTAAGCGGGGATATGACACTGCGGATAAGGCCATGGCCTATCTGGACCCGGACTTCTCGGATTTTTATGATCCCTTTGGACTGCCAGACATGCAGAAGGCTGTGCACCGGCTGCTTGCGGCCAGAGAGCATGGGGAAAAAGTCTGCATTTACGGTGATTATGATGCGGACGGTACCACGGCTGTCGCTATTCTGATGCGCTATTTTAAAGCCATTGGAATCGAAGCCTTTTACCGGATACCGAACCGTCTGAAGGAGGGATATGGCATGAATATCCCTGCGCTTGAGGCAGTCATAGAGGCAGGCGCCAGCCTGATCGTAAGTGTGGACAATGGCATTGCCGCCCATGAGCAGGTGGAGTTCTGTAATGAACAGGGGATTGATGTGATTGTCACGGACCACCACGAGTGTCAGGGAGAAGTCCCCAGGGCACTGGCGGTTGTGGACGCGAAGCGGGAGGACTCAGATTATCCCTTTTCAGAGCTCTGCGGCGCAGGTATTGCGCTGAAGATGGTGATGGCTTTGGACTGCGTATTGGAACTGGACACGGACTTGCAGGAATATATCGAGTGTGCCGCTATTGCCACTGTGGCCGATATTGTTCCTTTGAAAAGTGAGAACCGTATCATCGCCTCTCTAGGCATTGATTATCTGAACACCAGTCCAGCCAATTTGGGGATTCAGGCCCTGATAGAGGTCAGTGAGCTTAAGCGGGTAAATGCCGGAAATATTGGATTTGTCATAGCGCCGAAGATCAATGCAGCAGGCCGTCTGGGTGAGGCTGGTAAGGTGGTCGAGCTCTATCTGACAGAGGAGGAAGCCCAGGCTTCAGAAATCGCGGCATACCTGAGCATGGAAAACCGAAAACGACAGGACATTGAGCAGGAAATTCTAGAGCTGGCCAAAGCGCAGGTAGAACAGCAGCGTCTTGACGAGCAGGGCATTATGGTAGTGGCTGGGGACGGCTGGCATCCCGGTGTTATCGGTATTGTAGCCAGCAAGCTTCAGGAAATCTGGTACCACCCTGTTGTTGTTATCGGTATTGATGAAAAGGGAATGGGCAAGGGCTCCTGCCGGAGTGTGGAGGGCTTTAATATTTTTGAGGCACTCCAGAGCTGCTCAGAGTTTTTTACAACTTTTGGGGGACATGAGCAGGCGGCAGGACTGAGTATTCTGGAAGAAGACATTTCCGCATTTGCTGAAAAGGTCAATGTCTATGCGGCAGAGAAAGGAATCGACCGTCTTTTGACCAAGACAATGTATTATGACAGTGTTATGGGAATAGGCGATGTGAGTGAGGCCCTGGTCGAGGAGCTGGATCAGTTTGAACCCTACGGCGTGGGAAATCCTGGACCGGTATTTTTAATGGAGGGGTTGAAGCCGCAGGATGCCAGGAAAATGGGAAGTGATAAAACACATCTCATGTTTTCGGTACCGCCCTACCGCTGCGTGGGCTTTGGAATGGGCTCAGCTCTCGACGATGGAATGGATGGTCAATTTTCTATCCTATGTAAACCAGAAATTAATTGCTTTCGAGACAAAAAAAGCGTACAATTATTATTAAAAGATATTAAACGGTCGCCTTTTTACCACAATCAGTCTGCTTACGATCTGGTTGAGCAGATTAAAAAAGCGCCGGCGGCAGAACTGCCGGAGCTTGGATTGACAGCCCTTGACCGTGAAGCCATGAACCTCACACGGGAGGATATGAAGCTGATCTATACCCTGATGCGCCAGGTGCAATTAAAAGGAGCAGCAGTTGATCAGATCGTTCGGAAATTTGAGACACTCAATGTCTTTAAGCTGTTGGCAGGCCTGAATATTCTTCAGGAGTCAGAGCTTATCCGCTTCCGCCTTAAAAAGGGTGTGGTTTTTTGTGAAATTCTTGCGTCAAATGGAAAAAAAGATATTCAAAAGGCGCCGTTAATGGTAAAATTAAGAACATATCTTGATCATGAATGA
- a CDS encoding adenine phosphoribosyltransferase — MDIKSKIDIFEGFPKEGISFKDINSLIRDPEAFRFVIDEFYKIAKALDVNLVCIPEARGYIFGTPLAYLLNVGLVPVRKPGKLPGEVVAEEYDLEYGTNTVEIQKNAIKPGDRVVIIDDLLATGGTMKAAIDLVEKLGGEVCGALFLIELTELKGRENLKDYFVSSLVQYPV, encoded by the coding sequence ATGGATATTAAAAGCAAAATCGATATTTTTGAGGGTTTTCCAAAGGAAGGAATCAGTTTTAAGGATATTAACAGCCTGATCCGCGATCCGGAGGCATTTAGATTTGTTATTGACGAATTTTATAAAATTGCCAAGGCGCTGGACGTTAATCTGGTTTGTATTCCAGAGGCAAGAGGCTACATTTTCGGCACGCCGCTGGCCTATCTCCTGAACGTGGGACTGGTTCCGGTGCGCAAGCCCGGAAAGCTGCCAGGCGAGGTGGTGGCAGAGGAATATGACCTTGAATACGGCACCAACACCGTTGAAATTCAGAAAAACGCCATCAAGCCAGGGGACCGTGTGGTTATTATTGACGACCTGCTGGCAACAGGCGGAACCATGAAGGCAGCGATCGACCTGGTAGAAAAGCTCGGCGGCGAAGTCTGCGGCGCATTGTTTTTAATAGAACTGACTGAGCTGAAGGGTCGGGAAAATCTCAAAGATTATTTTGTATCCAGCTTAGTACAGTATCCGGTATAA